A portion of the Chaetodon trifascialis isolate fChaTrf1 chromosome 7, fChaTrf1.hap1, whole genome shotgun sequence genome contains these proteins:
- the dbf4 gene encoding protein DBF4 homolog A, with protein sequence MKPKRTQKYNVTRPHWQGKGVSAGDKVAPGQAKPTSLVSSCAQIKPFAGKVFYLDLPSNRITETLENDIKELGGTVEKFFSKEIKYLVSNKREARYVHCLRQDSPVPSPDSGQSLPHFRSKPHRPSNHRDNIKSKSKGQTDTCVTSRGKSLVERVVKEQERVQMNKILSNALEWGVKIVYLDDIIAYVRKKKKVVSRQCPAATAVKSSVKAESVAKQGFQKCKGGRISKPFVKVEDSSRHYRPIHLTLQNTPKFNLKTVPPCSPFCVEDKDPPGNKQQGHRDAKASASEERAHARKKNRDKKRGGYCECCMIKYENITMHLQSECHKAFSKSDKYLVVDELVSTLHCNFIPIKSQVKSVSSVLIAPGSRGKTELRHKGDLDTTEIIKEEQHWTVDGHEGSYSGHTLKTGSVFASSPLNHRKGDRRSCYTHSDKSRHKSIAHRRLCRQNSRTQKAPQPMIETAPSRGECLPSSPSRETGGDPLDQIIIEDTNSSASHFHDMNGQNEASSVSLNVITNRQEDSDNKQDSSVFEVVKDGNVLPDKITGNNLSEKEEAHCPTQSFSPVRKIQRRIRVYRRKRRKVDTHAERVKSSDIPDNSTLKLWEIFQSSDDMDVEFLGFENEEGINGLQK encoded by the exons atgaagCCTAAACGCACCCAGAAGTATAACGTTACCAGACCCCATTGGCAAG GGAAAGGCGTCAGTGCTGGTGACAAAGTGGCACCGGGTCAAGCTAAGCCAACATCGCTTGTGTCCTCTTGTGCTCAAATCAAACCTTTTGCTGGGAAAGTGTTTTACCTGGATCTGCCATCGAACAGAATAACAGAGACATTGGAGAATGATATCAAAGAACTGGGAGGG acTGTTGAGAAATTCTTCAGTAAGGAAATTAAGTATCTGGTATCCAACAAGAGGGAGGCTAGATATGTGCATTGCCTCAGGCAGGACTCTCCTGTCCCCAGCCCAGACTCTGGACAGAGTTTACCTCACTTTCGCTCGAAGCCGCACCGGCCCAGCAACCACAGGGACAACATCAAAAGCAAGTCTAAGGGCCAAACGGACACA TGTGTTACAAGTCGAGGGAAGTCTTTGGTGGAGAGAGTGGTGAAAGAGCAG GAGAGGGTGCAAATGAATAAGATCCTGTCAAATGCTCTGGAGTGGGGTGTGAAAATCGTCTACCTAGATG ATATAATAGCATATGTtcggaagaaaaaaaaggttgtcaGCCGCCAGTgtcctgctgccactgctgtcaAATCAAGC GTCAAAGCTGAGTCAGTAGCAAAGCAAGGCTTTCAGAAATGCAAGG gggGGCGGATCAGTAAACCGTTCGTTAAGGTTGAGGATTCAAGCAG aCACTACCGTCCAATCCACCTCACTTTGCAAAACACGCCCAAGTTCAACCTGAAGACTGTTCCTCCCTGTAGTCCTTTCTGTGTTGAGGACAAGGATCCTCCTGGGAACAAACAGCAGGGACACCG AGATGCAAAAGCCTCAGCCAGTGAAGAGAGAGCACACGCCcgaaagaagaacagagacAAGAAGCGAGGCGGCTACTGCGAGTGCTGTATGATCAAATATGAGAACATTACAATG CATCTACAGAGTGAATGTCACAAGGCTTTCTCCAAGAGTGACAAATACTTGGTGGTGGACGAACTGGTTTCAACCCTGCACTGCAATTTCATCCCCATCAAATCTCAAGTCAAAAG tgtttcctctgttctGATTGCTCCTGGATCACGTGGGAAAACTGAGCTAAGGCACAAGGGAGATCTTGATACCACAGAGATTATTAAAGAAGAGCAGCACTGGACTGTTGATGGGCATGAGGGATCTTATTCAGGACACACTTTAAAAACCGGATCAGTTTttgcttcttctcctctgaaTCACAGAAAGGGGGACAGAAGGAGCTGTTACACTCACTCAGACAAATCCAGGCACAAATCTATTGCACATAGACGGCTATGCAGACAGAATTCTCGCACTCAAAAAGCTCCTCAGCCTATGATAGAAACAGCCCCCTCTAGAGGTGAATGTCTTCCCTCTAGTCCCTCCAGAGAGACTGGGGGTGACCCACTGGACCAAATAATAATTGAAGACACGAACAGCTCAGCCTCTCACTTCCATGATATGAATGGACAGAATGAGGCGTCCTCGGTTAGCCTTAATGTTATAACAAATCGACAAGAGGACTCTGATAACAAACAGGATTCCTCAGTGTTTGAGGTGGTTAAGGATGGAAATGTATTGCCTGACAAAATTACTGGAAACAACCTCTCAGAAAAGGAAGAAGCACACTGTCCTACACAAAGCTTCTCTCCAGTCCGGAAAATACAGCGGAGGATTCGAGTTTATAGACGCAAAAGACGAAAAGTGGACACACATGCCGAACGCGTAAAGTCAAGTGACATTCCTGACAACTCCACACTGAAACTTTGGGAAATATTTCAGTCAAGTGATGACATGGACGTGGAGTTTCTGGGGTTTGAGAATGAGGAAGGAATAAATGGACTGCAGAAATAA
- the slc25a40 gene encoding mitochondrial glutathione transporter SLC25A40, with the protein MSGQRPASSARGDITPLQQMVASCSGAILTSLFVTPLDVVKIRLQAQKNPFPKGKCFVYCNGLMDHLCVCENGNSKAWYKAPGRFNGTLDAFVKIIRCEGVKALWSGLPPTLVMAVPATMIYFTCYDQLCAALSVRMGNHAQEAPLVAGALARVGSATVISPLELIRTKLQSQKQSYRELTNCIRSAVQSEGWWSLWRGLGPTLLRDVPFSAMYWYNYERTKTWLCERYNTREPTFTITFISGALSGSFASVVTLPFDVVKTRRQVELGELQAKNLSSPGSSFTISVMRRIVAQDGFRGLFAGFLPRLIKVAPACAIMISTYESGKAFFRKHNQERMLGPLQTSNT; encoded by the exons ATGAGTGGCCAGAGACCTGCTTCCTCCGCCAGAGGTGACATTACTCCACTCCAGCAGATGGTGGCGTCCTGCTCTGGAGCAATCCTCACATCTCTGTTTG tcACACCTTTGGATGTTGTGAAAATCAGACTGCAAGCACAGAAAAATCCCTTCCCTAAAG GGAAATGCTTCGTCTACTGCAATGGACTGATGGACcacttatgtgtgtgtgaaaatggcAACAGCAAGGCCTGGTACAAAGCCCCCGGTCGCTTCAATGGCACGCTG GATGCCTTTGTCAAGATCATACGCTGTGAGGGAGTAAAGGCTTTATGGAGCGGTCTGCCTCCAACCCT TGTGATGGCAGTCCCAGCTACAATGATCTACTTCACATGCTACGACCAGCTGTGCGCGGCACTGAGTGTCAGGATGGGAAACCACGCTCAGGAGGCTCCTCTTGTGGCCGGAGCTTTAGCTAGAG TGGGTTCAGCGACGGTGATCAGTCCTCTGGAGCTGATCCGTACAAAGCTGCAGTCTCAGAAGCAGTCGTACAGGGAGCTGACTAACTGCATCCGCTCTGCAGTGCAGTCAGAGGGCTGGTGGTCTCTGTGGCGGGGCTTGGGGCCCACCCTCTTACGAGACGTGCCCTTCTCAGCCATGTACTGGTACAACTACGAGAGGACCAAGACCTGGCTGTGTGAACGGTATAACACCAGAGAGCCCACGTTTACCATTACCTTCATATCTGGAGCGCTGTCTGGCTCT tttGCATCTGTTGTGACGTTACCTTTTGATGTCGTTAAAACGAGACGGCAGGTGGAGCTGGGAGAGCTACAAGCAAAGAACT TGTCCAGTCCGGGGTCCTCCTTCACCATCAGTGTGATGAGGAGGATTGTGGCACAGGACGGCTTTAGGGGACTGTTCGCAG GTTTCCTCCCCAGGCTGATCAAAGTGGCCCCGGCCTGTGCCATTATGATCAGCACATACGAGTCTGGAAAGGCCTTTTTCCGGAAACACAACCAGGAGAGGATGCTCGGGCCTCTGCAGACCAGCAACACCTGA